Proteins from one Mycobacterium sp. SMC-2 genomic window:
- a CDS encoding hemerythrin domain-containing protein yields the protein MNAYDVLKEHHIMLKGLGRKVSEAPVNSEERHALFDDMLIELDIHFRIEDDLYYPALKDATKLIAVAHAEHRQVIDQLSVLLKTPQSAPGYEDEWNSFKTVLEAHADEEERDMIPAPPEVKITDAELEELGDKMAAKMEQYRRSALYKMRTKGRTALVRSL from the coding sequence GTGAACGCCTACGACGTGCTGAAAGAACACCACATCATGCTCAAGGGCCTGGGCCGTAAGGTCAGCGAGGCGCCGGTGAATTCCGAAGAGCGGCATGCCCTTTTCGACGACATGCTGATCGAACTCGACATTCATTTCCGCATCGAGGACGACCTGTACTACCCGGCCCTCAAAGACGCCACCAAGCTGATCGCGGTCGCCCATGCGGAGCACCGCCAGGTGATCGACCAGCTGTCGGTGTTGCTCAAGACCCCACAGAGCGCGCCCGGTTACGAGGACGAGTGGAACTCGTTCAAGACGGTGCTGGAGGCCCACGCCGACGAAGAGGAGCGCGACATGATTCCGGCTCCCCCGGAGGTGAAGATCACCGACGCTGAGCTCGAGGAACTGGGCGACAAGATGGCCGCGAAGATGGAACAATACCGCCGGTCCGCCCTGTATAAGATGCGCACGAAGGGGCGGACGGCGCTGGTGCGCTCGCTGTAA